The Pseudonocardia alni genome includes a region encoding these proteins:
- a CDS encoding Stk1 family PASTA domain-containing Ser/Thr kinase — MIQPPDSTPPGPIEDAPSPAGSRGPRLGLLGVGAVMCVVGLIAGLVLGAGESGSSAAGSDQTAVAATSTTTSQEPNDPASFGYATVPDLTGMTGDEASAALDTADFRDISFTTNYASMDSFVEWQSPAAGTWWSKTSSVRVTLDPTSARSTASSATMASTPAPTAPTTAYVEPSSTYTYKITGKNSAMITYSSTGGNTSQVSSAELPWSKSVESPGYSGMSFAYVSAQNSGGGTISCQIIGPSGNVISENSSEGAYAIVTCQD; from the coding sequence ATGATCCAGCCGCCGGACAGCACCCCTCCCGGACCTATCGAAGACGCACCGTCCCCGGCCGGCTCTCGCGGCCCGCGGCTGGGCCTGCTCGGCGTCGGAGCGGTCATGTGTGTGGTCGGGCTCATCGCCGGGCTCGTACTCGGAGCCGGTGAGTCGGGCTCGTCTGCTGCGGGCTCCGATCAGACGGCCGTTGCGGCCACCTCGACCACCACTTCGCAGGAGCCGAACGACCCGGCCTCGTTCGGCTACGCGACCGTCCCTGACCTGACTGGCATGACCGGCGACGAGGCCAGCGCGGCGTTAGACACCGCGGATTTCCGCGACATCTCCTTCACGACGAACTACGCGTCGATGGACTCGTTCGTCGAATGGCAGTCGCCGGCCGCGGGCACGTGGTGGAGCAAGACCTCTTCGGTTCGGGTGACCCTCGATCCCACGTCGGCACGATCGACCGCGTCCTCGGCGACCATGGCCTCCACCCCGGCCCCCACCGCCCCGACCACGGCGTATGTCGAGCCGAGCTCGACCTACACCTACAAGATCACCGGCAAGAACAGCGCGATGATCACCTACAGCAGCACCGGCGGGAATACCTCGCAGGTCTCCTCGGCCGAGCTGCCCTGGTCGAAATCGGTGGAGTCCCCCGGTTACAGCGGAATGAGCTTCGCCTACGTCTCCGCGCAGAACTCCGGCGGCGGCACGATCTCCTGCCAGATTATCGGGCCGTCCGGCAACGTGATCTCGGAGAACTCCTCCGAGGGCGCCTACGCGATCGTCACCTGTCAGGACTAG
- a CDS encoding HIT family protein, producing the protein MYERIAAAERGENPTVMMRMSTSWAVIGDTQHLPGYSLLLYAGTANHLSDLNRAERADFLMDMSILGEAVANACQQLDSGFRRINYEILGNSFEHLHAHVHPRYEWEPAEHRHSPVWTYPDRKSPRYALSTRHDPLREAITAELHQLLHLTSVGNPSDSPA; encoded by the coding sequence ATGTACGAGAGAATCGCGGCCGCCGAGCGTGGCGAGAACCCGACGGTCATGATGCGCATGTCGACGAGCTGGGCGGTCATCGGAGACACACAACACCTTCCCGGCTACAGCCTCCTTCTCTATGCAGGCACGGCCAATCATCTCAGTGATCTCAACAGGGCCGAACGCGCCGATTTCCTGATGGACATGTCCATCCTCGGTGAGGCCGTAGCGAACGCGTGCCAGCAGCTTGACAGTGGATTCCGAAGAATCAACTACGAGATCCTCGGAAATTCATTCGAGCATCTTCACGCACACGTACATCCACGTTACGAATGGGAACCTGCCGAGCATCGCCACAGCCCGGTCTGGACATACCCCGACCGCAAGTCGCCCCGCTACGCACTGTCAACTCGTCACGATCCCCTGCGCGAGGCGATCACTGCCGAGCTCCATCAACTTCTGCACCTCACCTCGGTGGGGAATCCGTCGGACTCCCCGGCATGA
- a CDS encoding IS3 family transposase (programmed frameshift) translates to MPSERTAGKPTTRRYSQEEKAAAVRMVRTLRTELGHDHGVVKRVADQLGYGAESVRLWVRQADVDDGHQPGVTTDEAARVRELEQEVRELRRANEVLKRAAKFLRGGARPPVPQVVAFVDAHRDDVVEGRRLGVELICRVLQVAPSSYYAAKTRPASARARRDAELTPRLVGLWENNYRVYGARKLWKAARRDGLDVGRDQVARLMRAAGIEGARRTKRLRTTRADPVAARHPDLVQRQFRADAPNQLWVTDLTYVPTWAGVAYVCFIVDAFSRMIVGWRVAGHMRTSMVLDALEMARWSRGTRLPDLRCHSDAGSQFTSVRYGERLAEIGAVPSIGSVGDSFDNALAETVNGYYKAELIRGPARDGPWKTVEDVELATLGWVHWHNHQRLHGYLGDRPPHEYEQAFYAAHRDDQHPVGIP, encoded by the exons GGCCGCGGCGGTGCGGATGGTCCGCACCCTGCGCACCGAGCTGGGACACGATCACGGTGTGGTGAAGCGGGTGGCCGATCAGCTCGGTTACGGCGCGGAGTCGGTGCGGTTGTGGGTGCGCCAAGCCGACGTCGACGACGGCCACCAGCCCGGTGTCACCACCGACGAGGCAGCCCGGGTACGCGAGCTCGAGCAAGAGGTCCGCGAACTGCGCCGGGCCAATGAGGTGCTCAAGCGGGCTGCGA AGTTTCTTCGGGGCGGAGCTCGACCGCCAGTACCGCAGGTAGTGGCATTCGTCGACGCCCACCGCGACGACGTCGTGGAGGGGCGCCGGCTCGGGGTCGAGCTCATCTGCCGTGTGCTGCAGGTGGCCCCGAGCAGCTACTACGCCGCCAAGACCCGCCCGGCCTCGGCGCGGGCCAGGCGGGACGCCGAGCTGACCCCGCGGCTGGTCGGGTTGTGGGAGAACAACTACCGCGTCTACGGGGCACGCAAGTTGTGGAAGGCCGCCCGCCGCGACGGCTTGGACGTCGGCCGTGACCAGGTCGCCCGCTTGATGCGCGCGGCGGGTATCGAGGGCGCCCGACGGACCAAGCGCCTGCGCACCACTCGGGCGGATCCAGTCGCGGCGCGCCATCCGGACCTGGTGCAGCGCCAGTTCCGGGCCGACGCGCCGAATCAGCTGTGGGTTACCGACCTGACCTACGTGCCGACCTGGGCCGGGGTCGCCTACGTGTGTTTCATCGTCGACGCCTTCTCGCGGATGATCGTGGGCTGGCGGGTCGCCGGGCACATGCGCACCAGCATGGTGCTCGATGCGCTAGAGATGGCGCGCTGGTCGCGCGGCACCCGGCTGCCGGACCTGCGCTGTCACAGCGATGCCGGGTCGCAATTCACGTCGGTGCGCTACGGCGAGCGGCTCGCTGAGATCGGCGCGGTTCCGTCGATCGGCAGCGTCGGGGACTCGTTCGACAATGCGCTGGCCGAGACCGTGAACGGCTACTACAAGGCCGAGCTGATCCGCGGACCCGCCCGAGACGGTCCATGGAAGACAGTGGAGGACGTCGAGCTCGCGACGCTGGGCTGGGTGCACTGGCACAACCACCAGCGCCTGCACGGCTACCTCGGAGACCGGCCTCCGCACGAGTACGAGCAGGCGTTCTACGCTGCCCACCGGGACGACCAACACCCGGTCGGAATCCCATAG